The sequence TACTAAAAACGAATAACGAATGAGAAAGGAGATTATATGGCTATGCGATCAGAGTTTATTCATTTCCCAATATAACCGTTTGTTCTAGAATTTCGGGTTGACATGAAATTGTTGACAACTATAAATTCTAAATGTTCCAGCGTTCTTGTACGCGCATTTACAATCTCTTGAAGACGCGGTTAGCGACGAGGTTGCCGTAACTTATTTTCTGTTGGGCAAAATAAGACATCAAACATTGGTTTAAAATGATGTTGTATAGAAATTAACAGACTGTAAAATTATCAAGTAATAATCAAACATACCACATGCATGTCGTCTCCCTTGATCTCACGTTCGTACACGATGGTCGATCCATTTTCCTGAACTTCATGTTGGACCATGCTCTTGCCGTTGCGCTTGTAAGTGCTCTGCATTTGATATTATTACATGGAGATTCTTATTAGtatatataaagaaaagaataaaacatttatttatccTATAGTACCTTGACTTTGCGTCCATCCATGGTTGTCTCTTCTTGCTCAACATCCAAAACGAAATCCTTGCTGCGTTCAGGAAATCCTTCAGCCGATCCCGACACTTTGTACTGGTCGCCGTCGTGGGAATATTCGCAAATGGGCCGCAGACTGCGCACCTTTTGGCGTTTCTCCGGTGGGACACctttaataattaattcacTTTTGTTATAAACagatggaaaaataatttgaactgAAATGAAATTCTATTCCTTACCGACTGCCTCCATGATTTTGTCGTAGTTGTCGTCATCTCCGACGACCAGTTGGAATTTGCCGGTTGTTTCGAAAACCATTTTGGATTTTGTTAGTCAGAAAGGCTGTCGGTATGCTGTTgacaagagaagagagaagactGTTGGCGACCCAATGAGGGAAATTGCCTTTTATTTATACTCCGTGCTGGGCACAGCATTTGCTTATTTAGTGGTACCTCAATGACGAATCACTATGTCACCGTGGCCACTCTGCATTAGCTTTGCTTAGTGATTTACAAGGCGTGATGTCGTCATCCCCAAACACAAAGTTCACTTGCCGATTATTGGTTTGATTCAGAATAAAACTAATGGCCATTTGCTGAGGTGGTTTTAACCTGACTTTTTGAGGGGCGGTGTAGAACTAATAAGCTCGTTTAGATAAGCGCATATATGATCTCATCTATATAGTAATACTTCCGATagttttttcttgtaaaaCTCTAAAGACATTGACAGGATTTCGTTATTGTAATCAGCAGCATTATCGGTTGTGCAATCGTCGTAGCGCGAGCACGACCGTTATTAGATTTGTCTTTTGAATTTGCCACAGAAACCAGGACATCATGTGCTGAAAAGCGCAAAACCTTTTGAATGAAATGCTCAATTCCATTTAAATCGCTTGCGAAGAATTCCCAAGACCATCAGTGATGAATAAGATTATTATGCATCTCGGTGTTGGTACGAAACTAAATTACAAGACTAATATGCGATCGTCCGGTCTAATTATGCTATACAGAGAAAAGTCTATATGATATAAGGGCGTCGCCCATTGTGATATCAGGAATTTTATACAACACGACTTCAACTTGAATAGAAACAAGCCAAACATCAGAATTGAACATTCAATTTGATAGTTGAAAATTATAAGAGCGATAAAATTTTTCATCGAGAGCACAGCACCGTCGTTTGCGATGTCAGAATCTTTTACTTGTTCGCTTAAAATAGTAAGACGGTCACAGCAGAGGCAATAGATTCAAGACTAGAAGCATATGAATGGCCTTCTGGCAGGAACTTAATAGAGAAATTCAGTCCTCTTCATTATACATCAGGCAACTTTCACTATTATTATCGGCTGCATTAATAATACGTTTCAAACTAGAGTAAAGGAATTAAATAATGAAGACATATGAGGTACTGTGCTATGTGATTATATTTATTCTCAATCGTCATTGGTTATTACAATCGAATTTTAAGTTTTCGTCTCTACAACATTGTCGGTCTATAGTCAAAAGTTTCCTTGTTTTCAATGTCCCAGCGTTCTTATAAGCGCATTTACAATCTCTTGAAGACGCGATTGGCGACATGGTTGCcataagtgattttctattggGCACGAGATTAAAATATAGAATTGAAGTGACTAAATaattatcaaataataatcaaacatACCACATGCATGTCGTCTCCCTTGATCTCACGTTCGTAAACGATGGTCGATCCATTTTCCTGCACTTCGTGTTGGACCATGCTCTTACCATTGCGCTTGTAAGTGCTCTGCATTTGTTATACAAAGCGATTCGTATTAGAGAATAAAGGGATACAACTTAATCTGTATTAATATGTTACCTTGACTTTGCGGCCATCCATGGTTGTCTCTTCTTGCTCGACGTTCAAAACGAAATCCTTGCTGCGTTCAGGAAATCCTTCGGCCGATCCCGACACTTTGTATTGGTCCCCATCGTGGGAATATTCGCAAATGGGCCGCAGGCTGATCACCTTTTGGCGCTTCTCCGGTGGGATACcttcaaaaatgaattgaCTTTTTCGTTATATTATATTACGCagaatgaaatcatttgaactgaaatgaaatttgattctTTACCGACTGCCTCCATGATTTTGCCGTAGTTGTCGTCATCTCCGACGACCAATTGGAATTTGCCAGTTGTTTCGAAAACCATTTTGGATTGGAGGGTACTTGTGAAGTAGCGAGTGGACAAGAGGAGATGCAAGACTGCCGGTGACAAAACAAAGGGAAAACGACTTTATTTATATACGTGAGCAGTTGACCGTATATACTGGCATATAATAgattacaaataaaattactacAAATCAGTCGCGCCGGCGTCAAACCATGCAGCTGACTATGGGAAAAACCTTATCCACTATCGCCTTTTACCTTTTACCGAGCCTTTTACTACCACTGCTGATATTTTCCTTGTCATTAATCTGTTGATGGTTATTAATTATGTGGGCTCAAGTGTCATAATTCAACATATCCTAACAAGAACACTCACCACTTGTACTCTTCCTATTGTGTACAGGACATTGGCTACTATACAGTATATCTGTCATCTGCACGGCttaatgattttattattatttaactaAACCGCTTGCTACCAGTTGATCGGTGTACAACAAAGCGTCTCTACAGTCTATACCAgtgatgaaattttttaacgtGGGACAGCATGTGATGTGCCCTATGAACCATCACGCCATTAGAGCAAACCGAACCACGATGATGCGGGATAGTCTTGAATATTATCCGGGTTATAATCAGCCTGAATGTACTTTGTAACCTGACTCGGCAATAATAATCGCTGGAAAGTCCCAGAGAGTTCACCACATGTGCTGTGCTACTGTTTCTGGACTTTATTCGTTTTACTGTCAATTACATAAAAACTGGGCCAGTTTATGGATGGGATTTTGCGTCAATGGTGGTGATGCACAATTTAGCCTATACTCTTTTCAATAATCCACACATATTGCACTGTTCATTGTACTATGTagttaaattaatattttaacGAGGAAGGGAATCACGAGCGACAAAATAATATTGACGGCGGGAATTTTGAAACGACGAGAATCTAATATCTATTATTGCCCATGCCCATCAATTGACAGGGGACCTTCAGATATATGGCAACTGATTTAGTGATTTCTAAtcagttttcttatttttgacaataaaaatgaatccgAATGTGTCTGGAAACTCTGCGAcaattttagaaatttaaaagatgtctAAATT comes from Daphnia pulicaria isolate SC F1-1A chromosome 11, SC_F0-13Bv2, whole genome shotgun sequence and encodes:
- the LOC124315943 gene encoding fatty acid-binding protein, muscle-like codes for the protein MVFETTGKFQLVVGDDDNYGKIMEAVGIPPEKRQKVISLRPICEYSHDGDQYKVSGSAEGFPERSKDFVLNVEQEETTMDGRKVKSTYKRNGKSMVQHEVQENGSTIVYEREIKGDDMHVKITYGNHVANRVFKRL
- the LOC124315942 gene encoding fatty acid-binding protein, muscle-like; translated protein: MVFETTGKFQLVVGDDDNYDKIMEAVGVPPEKRQKVRSLRPICEYSHDGDQYKVSGSAEGFPERSKDFVLDVEQEETTMDGRKVKSTYKRNGKSMVQHEVQENGSTIVYEREIKGDDMHVKISYGNLVANRVFKRL